The Aneurinibacillus uraniidurans genome segment ACCAGTACCGTGAGGGAAAGGTGAAAAGCACCCCGGGAGGGGAGTGAAAGAGAACCTGAAACCGTGTGCCTACAACTAGTCGGAGCACAATTAATGTGTGACGGCGTGCCTTTTGTAGAATGAACCGGCGAGTTACGATTACGTGCGAGGTTAAGGCGGATAGGCCGGAGCCGTAGCGAAAGCGAGTCTGAATAGGGCGAATGAGTACGTGGTCGTAGACCCGAAACCGTGTGATCTACCCATGTCCAGGGTGAAGGTGCGGTAACACGCACTGGAGGCCCGAACCCACGCACGTTGAAAAGTGCGGGGATGAGGTGTGGGTAGCGGAGAAATTCCAATCGAACTCGGAGATAGCTGGTTCTCCCCGAAATAGCTTTAGGGCTAGCCTCGGATGCCTGTACTGGAGGTAGAGCACTGATTGGACGCGGGCCCCTCGCGGGGTACCAAATTCAGTCAAACTCCGAATGCCAGATACAGACGGTCCGGGAGTCAGACTGCGAGTGCTAAGATCCGTAGTCAAAAGGGAAACAGCCCAGATCACCAGCTAAGGTCCCTAAATCTACGCTAAGTGGGAAACGATGTGGAGTTGCCCAGACAACCAGGATGTTGGCTTAGAAGCAGCCACCATTTAAAGAGTGCGTAATAGCTCACTGGTCGAGTGACTCTGCGCGGAAAATGTAACGGGGCTAAGCGTAGTACCGAAGCTGTGGATTGCACCGTATGGTGCAGTGGTAGGGGAGCGTTCCTACAGCGGTGAAGTCAGACCGGAAGGACTGGTGGAGCGGTAGGAAGTGAGAATGCCGGTGTAAGTAGCGAAAAGAAAGGTGAGAATCCTTTCCGCCGAAAGCCTAAGGGTTCCTGAGGAAGGCTCGTCCTCTCAGGGTTAGTCGGGACCTAAGCCGAGGCTGAAAAGCGTAGGCGATGGACAACAGGTTGAAATTCCTGTACTACCTCCACTCCGTTTGAGCAACGGGGGGACGCAGGAGGGTAGGGTGAGCAGACTGCTGGTTATGTCTGTCCAAGCAGTGAGGCGTGTGTATAGGCAAATCCGTACACTGTAACGCCAGGCTGTGATGGCGAGCGAATTAAAGTAGCGAAGTCCCTGATCTCACACTGCCAAGAAAAGCCTCTAGCGAGGAGTGAGGTACCCGTACCGCAAACCGACACAGGTAGGCGAGGAGAGAATCCTAAGGCGCGCGAGAAAACTCTTGCTAAGGAACTCGGCAAAATGACCCCGTAACTTCGGGAGAAGGGGTGCCCCGGTAGCGTGTCAAAGCGCGAGGGGGCCGCAGTGAAAAGGCCCAAGCGACTGTTTAGCAAAAACACAGGTCTCTGCGAAGCCGCAAGGCGAAGTATAGGGGCTGACGCCTGCCCGGTGCTGGAAGGTTAAGGGGAAAGGTTAGCCGCAAGGCGAAGCTTTGAACCGAAGCCCCAGTAAACGGCGGCCGTAACTATAACGGTCCTAAGGTAGCGAAATTCCTTGTCGGGTAAGTTCCGACCCGCACGAAAGGCGTAACGACTTGGGCACTGTCTCGGCAAGAGACTCGGTGAAATCATACTACCTGTGAAGATGCAGGTTACCCGCGACAAGACGGAAAGACCCCATGGAGCTTTACTGCAGCCTGATATTGAATGCTGGTATTGTTTGTACAGGATAGGTGGGAGCCGTTGAATCCGGACCGTCAGGTTCGGGGGAGGCGTCCTTGGGATACCACCCTGACAATGCTGGCCTTCTCACTTGCATCCCTTACCGGGATGAAGGACCGTGTCAGGCGGGCAGTTTGACTGGGGCGGTCGCCTCCTAAAAGGTAACGGAGGCGCCCAAAGGTTCCCTCAGAATGGTTGGAAATCATTCGCAGAGTGTAAAGGCACAAGGGAGCTTGACTGCGAGACCTACAAGTCGAGCAGGGACGAAAGTCGGGCTTAGTGATCCGGTGGTTCCGCATGGAAGGGCCATCGCTCAACGGATAAAAGCTACCCTGGGGATAACAGGCTTATCTCCCCCAAGAGTCCACATCGACGGGGAGGTTTGGCACCTCGATGTCGGCTCATCGCATCCTGGAGCTGAAGTAGGTTCCAAGGGTTGGGCTGTTCGCCCATTAAAGCGGTACGCGAGCTGGGTTCAGAACGTCGTGAGACAGTTCGGTCCCTATCTGTCGTGGGCGCAGGAAATTTGAGAGGAGCTGTCCTTAGTACGAGAGGACCGGGATGGACGCACCGCTGGTGCACCAGTTGTTCCGCCAGGAGCACAGCTGGGTAGCTATGTGCGGACGGGATAAGCGCTGAAAGCATCTAAGCGTGAAGCCCCCCTCAAGATGAGATTTCCCACAGCATAAGCTGGTAAGACCCCTTATAGATGATGAGGTAGATAGGTTCGAGGTGGAAGTGCAGCAATGTACGGAGCTGACGAATACTAATCGGTCGAGGGCTTAACCTAATACAATGCGATTTTTCTTCTACATTCAGTTTTGAGGGTACAAGAAATGTTCCGGAGATCGTCTCCTTCAAAAGGAGAAGTTCGGAGCGTTTTTTTATGTCCGGGCCCGTTGGAGAAGCGGCTTAACTCACATGCCTTTCACGCATGCATTCAGGGGTTCGAATCCCCTACGGGTCATTTCAAGGAAGTTCTGCTAAAGTCGCGACGTCCTGTCGCAACGCAGAACCTAGCACATCCTTGTGCGTCGGAGGATTAGCTCAGCTGGGAGAGCATCTGCCTTACAAGCAGAGGGTCGGCGGTTCGATCCCGTCATCCTCCACCATATTTCTTCTATAAATGGTATTATCGCGGGGTGGAGCAGTTGGCAGCTCGTCGGGCTCATAACCCGAAGGTCGCAGGTTCAAGTCCTGCCCCCGCAACCATAATATCATCCTAACTACGTCGGGTTATGTTCTAAGCTAGGATGAGACTGTAGTGCCTGAAAGGTGCAACCATAATGCGGAGCCGTGGTGAAGTTGGAGTTCACGCTGGACTGTCACTCCGGAGGTCGCGGGTTCGAGTCCCGTCGGCTCCGCCATGAATAAGCCGGTGTAGCTCAACTGGTAGAGCACCTGACTTGTAATCAGGGGGTTGAGGGTTCAAGTCCTTTCGCCGGCATTTAAATAAATATGGAGGGGTAGCGAAGTGGCTAAACGCGGCGGACTGTAAATCCGCTCCCTGTGGGTTCGGCGGTTCGAATCCGTCCCCCTCCACCAGTTTTATTGGGGTATAGCCAAGCGGTAAGGCAACGGACTTTGACTCCGTCACTCCCTGGTTCGAATCCAGGTACCCCAGCCATTTTATAGCGAGCCATTAGCTCAGTTGGTAGAGCACCTGACTTTTAATCAGGGTGTCACTGGTTCGAGTCCAGTATGGCTCACCATTTATCCATATGCGGTAAATGAATTATGCGGGTGTGGCGGAATTGGCAGACGCACTAGACTTAGGATCTAGCGCTTCGGCGTGGGGGTTCAAGTCCCTCCACCCGCACCATACATGCGGACATAGCTCAGTTGGTAGAGCACGACCTTGCCAAGGTCGGGGTCGCGAGTTCGAGTCTCGTTGTCCGCTTTTCTTGGTATTTCTGGAGGTATAGCCAAGTGGTAAGGCCAAGGTCTGCAAAACCTTTATTCCCCGGTTCAAATCCGGGTACCTCCTGTACATCTTATGCCGATGTGGCGGAATTGGCAGACGCGCACGACTCAAAATCGTGTTCCTTCTGGAGTGTCGGTTCGACCCCGACCATCGGTACCATATTGCGGGTGTAGTTCAATGGTAGAACATCAGCCTTCCAAGCTGAATACGTGGGTTCGATTCCCATCACCCGCTCCATCAAGTTCATATGTGCCCGTAGCTCAATCGGATAGAGTGTCTGACTACGAATCAGAAGGTTGGGAGTTCGAGTCTCTCCGGGCACGCCATAGTATGTCGGGAAGTAGCTCAGCTTGGTAGAGTACCTGGTTTGGGACCAGGGTGTCGCAGGTTCGAATCCTGTCTTCCCGACCATTTTTATGTCTACATATGGCGGTGTAGCTCAGCTGGCTAGAGCGTACGGTTCATACCCGTAAGGTCGGGGGTTCGATCCCCTCCGCCGCTACTTTATATAGGGGCATAGTTTAACGGTAGAACAGAGGTCTCCAAAACCTCCAGTGTGGGTTCGATTCCTACTGCCCCTGCCAGTTTTTCATACATGTGGAGGGATACCGAAGTGGTCATAACGGGGCGGTCTTGAAAACCGTTAGGGTGCAAGCCCACGCGGGTTCGAATCCTGCTCCCTCCGCCATGGGCCTATAGCTCAGTTGGTTAGAGCGCACGCCTGATAAGCGTGAGGTCGGCTGTTCGAGTCAGCCTAGGCCCACCATTTATATAGATTTTGCGGTCGTGGTGGAATTGGCAGACACGCTATCTTGAGGGGGTAGTGATCCATGATCGTGCGAGTTCGAGTCTCGCCGACCGCATCATATAAAGGCAAAAGTAACATAGCCCTGTGGTTCTCTATTAGATTGAGAGCACAGGGCTATGTTTGTATTATTTCACGCTAGTACAAAAAAGTTTCTTGATCTTTGTTACTTTTTAAAAATATGATGACAGTAGAATTGAATGATAGGTATAGGTGGGACGGATGTGTTAAGTGAAGTAATATTGGAATTGGTGTCAACACAGCAAAAAGACCCATATGCACTGATATGGAGAAGGCTATTTGTTATTCTATATAAAATAAAGCGTAATGCTGATTTAAAGGGAGATACGGTGACCTTATATCAAGTGAATGGGTATGACATGATCTACACACCTGATGAAAGAAAGTTTAAATTGCAAGCAGAAGGTATCACCTTTAATTTAAAAATTGATGAACTTGTTACGGGAATATGTGAAGGAAGGTTCTTACCTTCTTAAATTAAAGATAATAAGAAATAAAAGATGAGTAGGGTTATCCTGTAAGCAGTTGGTCGAATCGCTTGTGGGATACCCCTTTTTTAAATTTATCTATTGGATATAGTATCCACATCGCGTTCTTTTTTCGATGAGCTTCCTTTTATCTACTTACATCAACCCAATGTTCAGAAAATGTTCAGGACCGTTTGATAAGATGAAATTATGATTGTAAGAGTTCGAGGCTGGAGGTGAAAGTAGCTTGATTCATACACGCAATGTGACTGCCTATGATACATCCTTCCTTTATCAAGCCTATAAGGAGGCAAGAGAGAAGGAACTTTCACAAATGGGATGGGATGCAGAAGAGCAGGAAGGACTTCTTCGTGTGCAGTTCGACATGCAGAGACGTTCGTATGCGCTTCAGCATCTAGCGGCTGATCATAACATTATCTTGCTTGATACGGTGCGCATCGGTCAGATTATGACCAAAATCACGGATCGTTCTATCTGGATTATTGATGTTTCTTTGCTTGCAGAATACCAAAATAAAGGGATTGGTACGCGTTTGATTCATGATATTCAAGCGAGAGCAGAAGAGACGGGGAAGGCTGTACGTTTACATGTACTGCATAACAATCCAGCGCAATGTTTGTATGAACGACTTGGGTTTTATAGGGTAGGGGAGAAGTTTCCTTATGTTGCTATGGAATGGCTGCATAATCAAACAACAAGAGCAAGTAGAAAGGAAGAAGAGGTTCCACTTATGTTTGGTGACATGAAATGAGTGATGTTTGAACGGTATCAAACTGTTTATCTTCATCCTTGTGGAAAGAAACGAAGACATTGTCATGCTTCTTGGCCGTACACTCCAAACAATCTGTAGCTATTTAAAGTTTATCGAGAAAAAGGACTGGTAGGGCTTGAACTTCGACATTATCCTCTACATCACTAATGCAAGTTGTAAAAAAGAGTTTATCTCGAGAGAAGAAGTTGCGGCGATTGTTCAGCAACTTCTCCAAAAGTCTGAATTAATCAACTAAAGATCAAGAGAAAAAAAGGAAGAGGGTTATCCTGCAAGCAGCTCGTTCAGTAGCTTGTGGGATACCCTTTTTTGCATTTTATCTATCTGAATGTAGTCATTCACATCGCGTTCTTTGTTAGAGGATGGAGGTGAAAATAGCTTGATTCATACACGCAATGCGACTGCTGCTGATGCTTCTTTCCTTTATCAAGTCTATAAGGAGACAAGAGAGAAGGAACTTGTACAAGTAGGCTGGGGTGAGGAAGAACTGGAAGTATTTCTTCGTATGCAGTTTGCTATGCAGAGACGTTCGTACGAGCTTCAGCATCGAACAGCCAATCATAACATTATTCTGCTTGGTACGGTGCGTATCGGTCAGATTATGACTGAAGTCACAAATCAAGTCACAAATCAAGTCATATGGTTTATTGATGTGTCTTTACTTGCCGAATATCAAAATAAAGGAATTGGCACACGTTTGATTCACGATATTCAAGCGAGAGCAGAGGAGGCTGGGAAGGTTGTGCATCTACATGTACTGCATAACAATCTAGCGCAGCGTTTGTATGAGCGACTCGGATTTTATAGGATAGGGGAGAAA includes the following:
- a CDS encoding GNAT family N-acetyltransferase, whose amino-acid sequence is MIHTRNVTAYDTSFLYQAYKEAREKELSQMGWDAEEQEGLLRVQFDMQRRSYALQHLAADHNIILLDTVRIGQIMTKITDRSIWIIDVSLLAEYQNKGIGTRLIHDIQARAEETGKAVRLHVLHNNPAQCLYERLGFYRVGEKFPYVAMEWLHNQTTRASRKEEEVPLMFGDMK
- a CDS encoding GNAT family N-acetyltransferase translates to MIHTRNATAADASFLYQVYKETREKELVQVGWGEEELEVFLRMQFAMQRRSYELQHRTANHNIILLGTVRIGQIMTEVTNQVTNQVIWFIDVSLLAEYQNKGIGTRLIHDIQARAEEAGKVVHLHVLHNNLAQRLYERLGFYRIGEKFPYIAMEWKPT